The Streptomyces camelliae genome window below encodes:
- a CDS encoding antibiotic biosynthesis monooxygenase family protein has product MSVVKINVLTVPAEQREVLEKRFASRAHAVENSDGFEWFELLRPVEGTDTYLVYTRWRDEESFQAWMEGPMKSAHQGGAEGERPKPAASGSTLWSFEVVQQAGPKGA; this is encoded by the coding sequence ATGAGCGTAGTGAAGATCAACGTGCTGACCGTCCCCGCCGAGCAGCGGGAGGTGCTGGAGAAGCGGTTCGCCTCCCGGGCCCACGCGGTGGAGAACTCCGACGGCTTCGAGTGGTTCGAGCTGCTGCGTCCCGTCGAGGGCACCGACACCTACCTCGTCTACACGCGCTGGCGCGACGAGGAGTCGTTCCAGGCCTGGATGGAGGGGCCGATGAAGTCCGCGCACCAGGGCGGCGCGGAGGGTGAGCGGCCGAAGCCGGCGGCGAGCGGCTCCACGCTGTGGTCCTTCGAGGTGGTGCAGCAGGCAGGGCCCAAGGGGGCGTAA
- a CDS encoding GntR family transcriptional regulator — protein sequence MEFAPDIPRWRQVAEIVRRRIADGTYAPRTRVPSVVQLTSEFGIANATAHKVLRALREEGLTYTEPGLGSFVAKRPAEEPEQPA from the coding sequence ATGGAATTCGCTCCCGACATCCCCCGCTGGCGCCAGGTCGCCGAGATCGTCCGGCGCCGGATCGCAGACGGCACGTACGCTCCGCGCACCAGGGTGCCGTCCGTCGTGCAGCTGACGTCGGAGTTCGGAATCGCCAACGCGACGGCCCACAAGGTGCTCCGGGCCCTGCGCGAAGAAGGGCTGACCTACACGGAACCCGGCCTCGGCTCCTTCGTAGCGAAGCGCCCCGCCGAAGAACCCGAACAGCCCGCATAA
- the repSA gene encoding replication initiator protein RepSA has product MTDTATMAGLDPTTLADVLRLAGSTGFDRLQEQLRRTGGCSDPIHLMGSTVTRDRVTGQVLHAYSTADEPGGRLRVACGNRRASRCPSCAWTYAGDTYHLIRAGLVGDPDKGTPHTIRDHPRVFATLTAPSFGPVHNRPGNRPCRCGTRHPEDAPELGTPLDPETYDYAGAVLWNNHASDLWRYFTIYLRREIARRAGLTQKDAHAQSRVSFGKVAEYQKRGAVHFHAVIRFDGPDGPDSPPPAWATLDLLTDAIHAAAARVAVDIDPAGDQPARTLRWGTQLDVQPIGAFGNGEEITEQAVASYVAKYATKAAETTGTVDRRIGNKEALALLGVPDHPARLITACLDLHALYPDRKLRDWAHMLGFRGHFSTKSRRYSTTLGALRQTRADYRAAQQRAALGLPDPDDETTTFTLAHWAYAGHGHTPGESWLAANIRRDIQHNREIAREELAGGALDEQEH; this is encoded by the coding sequence GTGACCGACACCGCCACCATGGCGGGCCTGGACCCGACCACCCTCGCCGACGTGCTGAGGCTGGCCGGGTCCACCGGCTTCGACCGCCTCCAGGAACAACTCCGCCGCACCGGCGGCTGCTCCGACCCGATCCACCTCATGGGCTCAACTGTCACCCGAGACCGCGTCACGGGGCAGGTGCTGCACGCCTACTCGACGGCTGATGAACCCGGCGGCCGGCTTCGCGTCGCCTGCGGCAACCGCCGTGCCTCGCGCTGTCCGTCGTGCGCCTGGACCTACGCCGGCGACACCTACCACCTCATCCGCGCCGGCCTCGTCGGCGACCCCGACAAGGGCACCCCGCACACCATCCGCGATCACCCCCGCGTCTTCGCCACCCTCACCGCCCCCTCGTTCGGCCCGGTCCACAACCGGCCCGGCAACCGGCCCTGCCGCTGCGGCACCCGCCACCCCGAGGACGCGCCCGAACTCGGCACTCCCCTCGACCCCGAAACGTACGACTACGCGGGCGCCGTGTTGTGGAACAACCACGCCTCCGACCTGTGGCGCTACTTCACGATCTACCTGCGCCGCGAGATCGCCCGCCGCGCCGGACTCACCCAGAAGGACGCCCACGCACAATCCCGCGTCTCCTTCGGCAAGGTCGCCGAGTACCAGAAACGCGGAGCCGTCCACTTCCATGCCGTGATCCGCTTCGACGGCCCCGACGGACCCGACAGCCCACCCCCGGCCTGGGCCACCCTCGACCTCCTCACCGACGCCATCCACGCCGCAGCCGCCCGCGTCGCCGTCGACATCGACCCGGCCGGAGACCAGCCAGCCCGCACCCTGCGATGGGGCACACAGCTCGACGTACAGCCCATCGGAGCCTTCGGCAACGGCGAAGAGATCACCGAACAGGCCGTCGCCTCCTACGTCGCCAAGTACGCCACCAAAGCCGCCGAAACCACCGGCACCGTCGACCGCCGCATCGGCAACAAAGAGGCCCTCGCGCTGCTCGGCGTACCCGACCACCCCGCCCGACTCATCACCGCCTGCCTCGACCTCCACGCCCTCTACCCCGACCGCAAGCTCCGGGACTGGGCCCACATGCTCGGCTTCCGCGGCCACTTCTCCACCAAGTCCCGCCGCTACTCCACCACCCTCGGCGCCCTCCGCCAGACCCGCGCCGACTACCGCGCCGCCCAGCAACGCGCCGCCCTCGGCCTGCCCGACCCCGACGACGAGACCACCACGTTCACCCTCGCGCACTGGGCCTATGCCGGTCACGGCCACACCCCGGGGGAGTCCTGGCTCGCCGCCAATATCCGCCGCGACATCCAGCACAACCGCGAGATCGCCCGCGAAGAACTGGCAGGAGGTGCACTTGATGAGCAGGAACACTGA
- a CDS encoding DUF2690 domain-containing protein produces the protein MRSVVATLAGGTGGQRPTAVRTAGAGTASATPGCSGAGCDGLDPKITGCDRADTSTIKDGWAGTMHLEIRYSRTCHTVWGKLTGAEAGDTVEIRTSPTRRLIAKVDTGHTNYKAMLSAPARPDFTAQAAAVAVNPVKREVARGHVMTVGAGATDLTSATPAPTGSTG, from the coding sequence GTGCGATCGGTGGTGGCGACGCTGGCGGGCGGTACGGGAGGACAGCGGCCGACCGCCGTACGGACAGCCGGGGCCGGGACCGCGTCGGCCACGCCCGGTTGTTCCGGGGCCGGATGTGACGGGCTCGACCCCAAGATCACCGGATGCGACCGGGCCGACACGTCCACGATCAAGGACGGGTGGGCAGGGACCATGCACCTGGAGATCCGTTACAGCAGGACCTGCCACACGGTGTGGGGCAAGCTCACGGGCGCCGAGGCCGGCGACACGGTGGAGATCCGGACCTCACCGACGCGGCGGCTGATCGCGAAGGTCGACACCGGTCACACCAACTACAAGGCGATGCTGTCGGCGCCGGCTCGGCCGGACTTCACCGCCCAGGCGGCGGCCGTGGCCGTCAACCCGGTCAAGCGCGAAGTCGCCCGGGGCCATGTGATGACGGTCGGGGCCGGCGCCACGGATCTGACCTCCGCGACACCGGCCCCGACCGGGAGTACAGGCTGA
- a CDS encoding SpdD protein: MFTPKYPTPDTAPPPAPVQHETAVQAPVVPAPAPVARAAPASNRPTIQLTPGTALALVGGGTAVVLVVGAVLVSLLLAVAITGVSVAVTAVVLRSLLNNQKGH; encoded by the coding sequence GTGTTCACCCCGAAGTACCCGACCCCGGACACCGCCCCGCCCCCGGCGCCGGTCCAGCACGAGACCGCCGTCCAGGCGCCCGTCGTGCCGGCCCCGGCCCCGGTCGCCCGCGCGGCCCCGGCCTCGAACCGGCCGACCATTCAGCTCACCCCCGGCACCGCGCTCGCCCTCGTCGGCGGCGGCACCGCCGTGGTCCTCGTCGTCGGCGCGGTCCTGGTCTCGCTGCTGCTGGCGGTCGCCATCACCGGCGTCTCCGTCGCCGTGACCGCCGTCGTCCTCCGCTCGCTCCTCAACAACCAGAAGGGTCACTGA
- a CDS encoding WecB/TagA/CpsF family glycosyltransferase has product MKRNVLGVLVDATTHAQALDAVLTAARERRPFAVTALAVHGVMTGVLDQEHGARLNSFDLVTPDGQPVRWALNLLHGAGLTEPVCGPDLTLHVLRAAADEGLPVYLYGSTQQTLDLLMLNLQNSLPALKIAGHEPSKFRMARPGEDEEIATRITDSGARIVLVGLGCPRQETFVHAMRPLLRMPQLAVGAAFDFHAGNLRRPPMWMRKAGLEWLWRLGSEPRRLWRRYLLLNPYYLALLAAQWTRLRPTPPLSPAKGRPTTFPV; this is encoded by the coding sequence GTGAAGAGGAACGTTCTCGGCGTCCTCGTCGACGCCACAACCCATGCCCAGGCACTGGACGCAGTGCTCACCGCGGCCCGGGAGCGCCGCCCGTTCGCGGTCACCGCACTGGCCGTCCACGGGGTGATGACGGGCGTACTGGACCAGGAGCACGGCGCCCGCCTCAATTCCTTCGACCTGGTGACGCCGGACGGACAGCCCGTGCGCTGGGCACTGAACCTGCTGCACGGTGCGGGCCTCACCGAGCCGGTGTGCGGCCCGGACCTGACCCTGCACGTCCTGCGGGCAGCCGCCGACGAGGGGCTCCCGGTGTATCTGTACGGCTCGACACAGCAGACGCTCGACCTGCTGATGCTGAACCTGCAGAACAGCCTGCCTGCCCTGAAGATCGCCGGTCACGAGCCCTCAAAGTTCCGCATGGCCCGCCCCGGTGAGGACGAGGAGATCGCCACTCGGATCACCGATTCCGGGGCGCGCATCGTGCTCGTCGGACTCGGCTGCCCGCGCCAGGAGACCTTCGTGCACGCCATGCGGCCGCTCCTGCGGATGCCCCAGCTCGCCGTCGGCGCCGCATTCGACTTCCACGCGGGGAACCTACGCCGCCCGCCGATGTGGATGCGCAAGGCCGGTCTGGAGTGGCTGTGGCGGCTGGGTTCGGAACCGCGCCGGTTGTGGCGGCGCTACCTCCTTCTCAACCCGTACTACCTCGCACTTCTCGCCGCGCAGTGGACCCGGCTGCGGCCGACGCCCCCGCTGTCCCCCGCCAAGGGCAGGCCTACGACCTTTCCCGTGTGA
- a CDS encoding mobile element transfer protein: MAVHRRFRDVIRIGPVQVATYFDGRGRDKHTAACTAPGCGFSADYPDRSAAELAARTHRCKA; encoded by the coding sequence GTGGCTGTACACCGCCGCTTCCGCGACGTGATCCGTATCGGCCCCGTCCAGGTCGCCACGTACTTCGACGGCCGTGGCCGCGACAAGCACACCGCCGCCTGCACTGCCCCCGGCTGCGGCTTCTCCGCCGACTACCCCGACCGCTCCGCCGCCGAACTCGCCGCCCGCACCCACCGCTGCAAGGCCTAG
- a CDS encoding Yip1 family protein has translation MSQVGRKPGPGRPGPAHRSSGPGTFDDVAGFRNGRGGRDNRTPQGQQAPHGPSYGAGQPGGPSYGRPGPGPSYGYPSAPRPPHPQQGAPHPQQSYAPQGQSYGYPGASEDGPEYFGDGGYAGAGHGAPADRYAADNPGHTQAFSIDEAAGYTQGATYQAGTAAAPAAPLGPPLHWKELLKGIVLSPNQTFLRMRDYTMWAPALITTFLYGLLAVFGFDAARKDAIHSAFSTTVPIVLITAVVMVLGLFVLGVVTHTLARQLGGDGAWQPTVGLSMLITALTDAPRLVVAMFAGGDAGFVQLLGWATWIGAGALLTLMVARSHDLPWVKALGASSIQLIALLSIVKLGTF, from the coding sequence ATGTCACAGGTCGGCCGCAAACCGGGGCCCGGACGCCCGGGCCCGGCACACCGCTCTTCGGGACCGGGTACGTTCGATGACGTGGCTGGATTCAGGAACGGACGCGGGGGCCGGGACAACCGCACCCCGCAGGGACAGCAGGCGCCGCACGGGCCGTCGTACGGAGCGGGACAGCCCGGGGGACCGTCGTACGGGCGGCCGGGACCGGGCCCGTCGTACGGCTACCCGTCGGCGCCGAGGCCGCCGCACCCACAGCAGGGGGCGCCGCATCCGCAGCAGTCGTACGCCCCGCAGGGGCAGTCGTACGGCTACCCGGGCGCGAGTGAGGACGGCCCGGAGTACTTCGGCGACGGCGGCTACGCGGGCGCCGGACACGGCGCGCCGGCGGACCGGTACGCGGCCGACAACCCGGGCCACACCCAGGCGTTCTCCATCGACGAGGCCGCCGGCTACACCCAGGGCGCGACCTACCAGGCCGGCACGGCCGCCGCACCCGCGGCCCCGCTCGGCCCGCCGCTGCACTGGAAGGAACTGCTGAAGGGGATCGTCCTCTCCCCGAACCAGACGTTCCTGCGCATGCGGGACTACACGATGTGGGCCCCGGCGCTCATCACCACGTTCCTCTACGGCCTGCTCGCCGTCTTCGGCTTCGACGCCGCCCGCAAGGACGCGATCCACTCCGCGTTCTCCACCACGGTGCCGATCGTGCTGATCACGGCGGTCGTGATGGTGCTGGGCCTGTTCGTCCTGGGCGTGGTCACCCACACCCTGGCCCGCCAGCTCGGCGGCGACGGCGCCTGGCAGCCGACGGTCGGCCTGTCCATGCTGATCACGGCCCTCACGGACGCGCCGCGCCTGGTCGTCGCCATGTTCGCCGGCGGCGACGCCGGCTTCGTCCAGCTCCTCGGCTGGGCCACCTGGATCGGCGCGGGCGCCCTGCTGACCCTGATGGTCGCCCGCTCCCACGACCTGCCCTGGGTGAAGGCGCTGGGCGCGTCGTCGATCCAGCTGATCGCGCTGCTGTCGATAGTGAAGCTGGGCACGTTCTAG
- a CDS encoding recombinase family protein has protein sequence MARKVGIYTRISRDDEGEALGVARQQQDCERLADLRSWQAVKIYEDNDVSAFKRNVVREEFELMLTDLRAGLIDGIVAYDLDRLARQPRDLERLIEIYDERPRLKFATVTNDINIGTPDGRTMARIMVAFANKSSHDASRRIRRKHLELAQQGKDGGGPAPYGWQRDDRTKVDRKAAEAIREAQKEILAGVRIGTIRTRWQEQGLGNPREGTKRMAHHHVEHILTSPRLVGYRTYHGEILYGEDGQPVMGDWEPINTLEEWEAVCAAVKERKQKRPGQSLARKYLLSGIARCGLCKTKIRGQVNHKWKPGSNAARFTYQCSVVNGGCGKVGRTGEPVDRLIAQLVLEEQRTRVSVTATPVDQRWPKEDELAQVQEDINQLVQAEKSKQITVATLLQLLPNKERTRDELKLERARFYKEQKQAEAKNDTANLTVEEFFALPVERQQEIALHSLSAVLIHPAGRGRRKFDPSLIEPVWH, from the coding sequence GTGGCACGCAAGGTGGGGATCTACACCCGCATCTCACGGGATGACGAAGGCGAAGCGCTCGGTGTCGCCCGCCAGCAGCAGGACTGCGAGCGTCTGGCGGATCTCCGGTCGTGGCAGGCCGTGAAGATCTACGAGGACAACGACGTCTCCGCGTTCAAGCGCAACGTCGTACGCGAAGAGTTCGAGCTGATGCTGACCGACCTCCGCGCCGGTCTGATCGACGGCATCGTGGCGTACGACCTTGACCGGCTCGCTCGACAGCCACGCGACCTTGAGCGCCTGATCGAGATCTACGACGAGCGCCCGCGCCTGAAGTTCGCCACAGTCACGAACGACATCAACATCGGAACGCCTGACGGCCGCACGATGGCCCGCATTATGGTCGCGTTCGCCAACAAGTCCTCTCACGACGCCTCGCGCCGGATCAGGCGCAAGCACCTGGAGCTGGCCCAGCAGGGCAAGGACGGCGGCGGCCCGGCACCGTACGGGTGGCAGAGGGACGACCGCACCAAGGTGGACCGGAAGGCCGCCGAGGCCATCCGTGAAGCGCAGAAAGAGATCCTGGCCGGCGTACGCATCGGGACCATCCGCACGAGGTGGCAGGAGCAGGGCTTGGGCAACCCCCGCGAGGGAACCAAGCGCATGGCTCACCACCACGTCGAGCACATCCTGACGAGCCCGCGACTGGTCGGTTACCGGACCTACCACGGCGAGATTCTTTACGGCGAGGACGGCCAGCCCGTCATGGGCGACTGGGAGCCGATCAACACCCTTGAGGAGTGGGAGGCGGTTTGCGCGGCGGTCAAGGAGCGGAAGCAGAAGCGACCGGGTCAGTCGCTCGCGCGTAAGTACCTGCTCTCAGGGATCGCCCGCTGCGGCCTCTGCAAGACCAAGATCCGGGGTCAGGTAAACCACAAGTGGAAGCCAGGCTCGAACGCAGCGAGGTTCACCTATCAGTGCTCGGTGGTGAATGGAGGGTGCGGCAAGGTCGGACGCACCGGGGAGCCGGTTGACCGGCTGATCGCTCAGCTCGTACTCGAAGAACAACGGACACGGGTGTCGGTGACAGCAACGCCAGTTGACCAACGGTGGCCCAAAGAAGATGAGTTGGCACAGGTCCAGGAGGACATCAACCAGCTCGTACAGGCGGAGAAGTCGAAGCAGATCACCGTGGCCACCCTTCTACAGCTCCTGCCCAACAAGGAGCGGACGCGTGATGAGCTGAAGCTCGAACGGGCCCGCTTCTACAAGGAGCAGAAGCAGGCCGAAGCCAAAAACGACACAGCGAACCTGACGGTTGAAGAGTTCTTCGCCTTGCCAGTCGAGCGGCAGCAAGAAATCGCCCTGCACAGCCTGTCCGCCGTGCTCATCCACCCAGCCGGGCGAGGCCGACGCAAGTTCGACCCCAGTTTGATCGAGCCCGTCTGGCATTGA